In the genome of Halobacterium noricense, one region contains:
- a CDS encoding DUF7565 family protein, which yields MSAWECAIVGCGSTFGSVEALLAHQVADHDAHECEICGETVPEGFFAIKHGLREHTRAEYVRFYDGDAEAIRERERVLDDVAEELDPSVLEDLLSDEPVDVGEATDAAHATTS from the coding sequence ATGTCTGCGTGGGAGTGCGCGATTGTCGGTTGTGGGTCGACGTTCGGGAGCGTCGAGGCGCTGTTGGCCCATCAGGTCGCGGACCACGACGCTCACGAGTGCGAAATCTGCGGGGAGACGGTCCCCGAGGGCTTCTTCGCCATCAAACACGGGCTCCGCGAGCACACGCGCGCCGAGTACGTCCGATTCTACGACGGCGACGCCGAAGCCATCCGCGAGCGCGAGCGCGTGCTCGACGACGTCGCCGAGGAACTCGACCCGTCGGTGCTCGAAGACCTTCTGAGCGACGAACCCGTCGACGTCGGCGAGGCCACCGACGCCGCGCACGCCACCACGAGCTAG
- a CDS encoding fumarylacetoacetate hydrolase family protein, whose amino-acid sequence MRLARLRTDDGLVEGEYRDGVVATEDTEYVVGEDGTLAPPCDPSALYCVGRNYAETLDQMDYERPEQPDFFIKPPVSVVGHGDDVPYPTFTDELTYAGELAAVVGERCHRVDESDVPDVLRGFTVMNDLDALDQPGRTARKAFDGSGPLGPWIETDVDPRGIDMHTDVAGERRQEANTELMLFDPYEVVSFLSERFTFQPGDVVAFGSPANPGLVEPGDTVEITYEGVGTLENTIVESQN is encoded by the coding sequence ATGCGACTCGCACGACTCCGGACCGACGACGGCCTCGTCGAGGGCGAGTACCGCGACGGCGTCGTCGCCACCGAGGATACCGAGTACGTCGTCGGCGAAGATGGCACGCTTGCGCCGCCCTGTGACCCGTCGGCGCTGTACTGCGTCGGGCGCAACTACGCCGAGACGCTCGACCAGATGGACTACGAGCGCCCCGAGCAGCCCGACTTCTTCATCAAGCCGCCGGTCTCCGTGGTCGGCCACGGCGACGACGTGCCCTACCCGACGTTCACGGACGAATTGACGTACGCGGGCGAACTCGCGGCCGTCGTCGGCGAGCGCTGCCACCGCGTCGACGAGAGCGACGTGCCGGACGTGCTCCGCGGGTTCACCGTGATGAACGACCTCGACGCGCTCGACCAGCCCGGACGCACCGCGCGCAAGGCCTTCGACGGCTCCGGGCCGCTCGGGCCGTGGATCGAGACCGACGTCGACCCGCGCGGCATCGACATGCACACCGACGTCGCGGGCGAGCGCCGTCAGGAAGCCAACACCGAACTCATGCTGTTCGACCCTTACGAGGTCGTCTCGTTCCTCTCCGAGCGGTTCACGTTCCAGCCCGGGGACGTCGTCGCGTTCGGCAGCCCCGCGAATCCGGGACTCGTCGAACCCGGCGACACCGTCGAAATCACCTACGAGGGCGTCGGCACGCTCGAAAACACCATCGTCGAATCGCAGAACTGA